The stretch of DNA GCGTCTTTTGGTCCGCATCGTCAAACGCGACGACCAGAGAACCGATCTGTTCATATTCGACCGAAAGCTCTTTTGCGAGTTTTGGCATCATTGCCGCGCCTTTGACGTTATATTTCGCCATCAAGGTGCCCGGTTCGGCGTCGAATCCCGCATGGATAATCCCGCTGTTTGCCTTGGTCGTGCCCATAGAGACGTCGGGTTCGCGCTCGATCAAAACTGACGAAACATCATATTTCGACAATTCAAAGGCAGCCGCACATCCGCAGACACCTGCGCCGATGATCGCGATGTCGTAAGATTTGCTCATAAACGCCTCCGAAACTATCATTGCTGATTAAATATTATACAATATTTTGGCGCATTATGTAAATACTATCTGATGAAATTATGCCGACTTTTCGGTTGAATGAGGTGTTTTTTTGCGCAGAACCGGCAAATTTTCGTTGATTTTTGACCATACTCCCCGTGTCGAATCCACCGGCACGATTGTGGGCAAAAAAGAGGCCGACGGGCCGCTCGGGCGGTGGTTCGATATTAAAAGCGACGATTCTTATTTCACCCAGAAAACCTGGGAGCAGGCCGAGGCGATTATGCAGCAGACGGCGCTGCTCAAAGCCCTTGAAAAAACCGGGCTTGATGCCTCGTCGCTCGATATGGTCTTCAGCGGCGACCTCGAAAACCAGTGCATCGCCTCGAGTTTCGGGGTAAAAGCCCTCTCGGTCCCGTTTGTGGGCCTTTACGGAGCCTGCTCAACGATGGCGCTGTCGCTTGCGCTGGCGGGGTTATTTATCGAAAGCGGCGCGGCGGGCAGGACGGCCGCGGTGACATCCTCCCATTTTTGCACCGCCGAAAGGCAATATCGTTACCCGCTCGAATACGGAGGGCAACGGCCTCCGACCGCGCAATGGACCGTCACCGGAGCAGGCGCGGCAATCATCGCCTCGGATGAATCCTGTCAAAACCGGGGCGCTCCGGTTTTAAAAGCGGCAAGATTCGGCGTCATCACCGAACTCGGCATCAAAGATATCGGCA from Oscillospiraceae bacterium encodes:
- a CDS encoding stage V sporulation protein AD, encoding MRRTGKFSLIFDHTPRVESTGTIVGKKEADGPLGRWFDIKSDDSYFTQKTWEQAEAIMQQTALLKALEKTGLDASSLDMVFSGDLENQCIASSFGVKALSVPFVGLYGACSTMALSLALAGLFIESGAAGRTAAVTSSHFCTAERQYRYPLEYGGQRPPTAQWTVTGAGAAIIASDESCQNRGAPVLKAARFGVITELGIKDIGNMGAAMAPAAAEAISGFLSDTNQTPDDFDLILTGDLGELGLAMTRRILKDDVSIPLRRLRTVAA